A region from the Desulfomarina profundi genome encodes:
- a CDS encoding CoB--CoM heterodisulfide reductase iron-sulfur subunit A family protein, producing the protein MKSKGELQFDAVVIGGGIAGLQSALDLGDQGYKVAVVDKDATIGGKMIRLSKVFPTLDCASCITTPKMSSAAHHENITLFTYCSMDKLDRENPERVVVKLTQKPRYVDPDLCIGCRKCEYGCPVYVSDPEQGGFNMRKAVYIPFSNAIPQIALLDAENCSLCGKCARVCPTGAIDYFMKPEKFTIVAKTAILATGFELSPMDQKPQYGLGRLQNVVSSMQMERLLAPHGPYNRVLRPSDGKEPDSIAYVQCAGSRDKSLGIPYCSRVCCMYAIKQAMLLSGALPLADITIYYMDIRAFGKGYEQFYQNAKAMGIEFVKAKVAKITQGDEQTVKLRYEDQEGDGGVMEREHDLVILSLGIVPQWDPEGICNVSCGQDGFIQSSMPKIAPTVTDLEGVYTAGVAAGPKDIVDTITEAGAAAMEASNYLKGLGQAGQGQEETAEAEAGA; encoded by the coding sequence ATGAAATCCAAGGGTGAACTCCAATTTGATGCGGTTGTTATCGGCGGCGGTATTGCCGGTCTGCAGTCCGCGCTTGACCTGGGCGACCAGGGCTACAAGGTCGCTGTGGTGGACAAGGACGCTACCATTGGCGGCAAGATGATCCGGTTGTCCAAGGTATTCCCAACCCTGGACTGTGCCAGCTGCATTACAACCCCCAAGATGTCGTCAGCCGCCCATCATGAGAACATTACCCTGTTCACATATTGTTCGATGGACAAGCTGGACAGGGAAAATCCGGAGCGGGTGGTAGTCAAATTGACCCAGAAACCACGCTACGTGGATCCGGACCTGTGCATCGGCTGTCGAAAATGTGAATACGGGTGCCCGGTTTATGTAAGCGATCCTGAACAGGGCGGTTTCAACATGCGCAAGGCCGTGTATATTCCGTTCTCCAACGCCATTCCGCAGATTGCTCTGCTGGACGCGGAGAATTGCTCACTCTGTGGTAAATGCGCCCGGGTCTGTCCCACAGGGGCTATTGATTATTTTATGAAACCGGAGAAATTTACCATTGTGGCCAAGACGGCAATCCTGGCCACCGGTTTTGAGCTCTCTCCCATGGACCAGAAACCGCAGTATGGCCTGGGCAGGTTACAGAACGTGGTCAGTTCCATGCAGATGGAACGCCTTCTGGCACCGCATGGACCGTACAATCGGGTGCTGCGTCCATCGGACGGCAAGGAACCTGATTCCATCGCCTATGTGCAATGTGCCGGCTCACGCGACAAGAGTCTGGGCATTCCTTACTGCTCGCGTGTCTGCTGCATGTACGCCATCAAACAGGCCATGCTTCTGTCCGGTGCTCTGCCCCTGGCGGATATCACAATTTACTATATGGATATCCGAGCTTTCGGCAAAGGGTATGAGCAGTTTTACCAGAACGCCAAAGCCATGGGTATTGAGTTTGTAAAGGCCAAAGTGGCCAAGATCACCCAGGGCGATGAACAGACTGTTAAACTCCGCTATGAAGACCAGGAAGGCGACGGTGGGGTCATGGAACGGGAGCACGATCTGGTTATTTTGTCTCTGGGCATTGTTCCGCAATGGGATCCGGAAGGTATCTGTAACGTCAGTTGTGGGCAGGACGGGTTCATCCAGTCATCCATGCCCAAGATTGCGCCCACGGTCACCGATCTGGAAGGTGTATATACCGCCGGTGTTGCCGCCGGGCCCAAAGATATTGTCGACACTATTACCGAAGCCGGTGCCGCGGCCATGGAGGCTTCCAACTATCTGAAAGGGTTGGGCCAGGCAGGTCAGGGGCAGGAAGAAACCGCCGAGGCTGAAGCCGGGGCATGA